Proteins encoded by one window of Chondromyces crocatus:
- a CDS encoding response regulator — MARILVIEDEPALLKVLDYNLRQAGHEVLATGLGEEGIRKARETPPDLVLLDMMLPDVPGTEVCRALQRSEATQRVPVIFVSARGDEVDRVVGFELGAVDYVVKPFSVRELLLRIQAVLRRSRAPEPAAKFTEFGCLRMDEGAHRVWVDQQEVELTLLELKLLLALHDSRERVQSRSALLEGVWGADVSVTTRTVDTHVKRLRDKLGRAGNYIETVRGIGYRFAGSPDLEPERCASDGGRFAGDEG, encoded by the coding sequence ATGGCTCGGATCCTGGTGATTGAAGACGAACCAGCGCTCCTCAAGGTCCTCGATTACAACCTGCGCCAGGCCGGGCACGAGGTGCTGGCGACGGGGCTGGGAGAGGAGGGGATCAGGAAGGCGCGTGAGACGCCGCCCGATCTGGTGCTCCTCGACATGATGCTGCCCGATGTGCCGGGGACCGAGGTGTGCCGGGCGCTGCAGCGCTCCGAGGCCACACAGCGCGTCCCGGTGATCTTCGTCTCGGCGCGGGGGGACGAGGTCGACCGGGTGGTGGGCTTCGAGCTGGGCGCCGTGGACTACGTGGTGAAGCCCTTCAGCGTGCGGGAGCTGCTCCTGCGCATCCAGGCCGTCCTCCGGCGCTCGCGGGCGCCCGAGCCGGCGGCGAAGTTCACCGAGTTCGGGTGCCTTCGCATGGATGAAGGAGCCCACCGGGTGTGGGTGGATCAGCAGGAGGTGGAGCTGACGCTGCTGGAGCTGAAGCTGCTTCTCGCGCTCCATGACAGCCGGGAGCGGGTGCAGAGCCGCAGCGCGCTGCTGGAAGGGGTCTGGGGGGCCGACGTGAGCGTGACGACGCGGACGGTGGACACCCATGTGAAACGGCTCCGTGACAAGCTGGGGCGCGCGGGGAATTACATCGAGACGGTGCGCGGTATCGGCTACCGCTTCGCGGGGTCGCCGGATCTGGAGCCGGAGCGCTGCGCGAGCGACGGTGGGCGGTTCGCGGGAGACGAGGGATGA
- a CDS encoding DUF808 domain-containing protein: MAASSLLTLIDDIAVLLDDVAVMTKVAARKTAGVLGDDLALNAEQVTGVRTERELPVVWAVAKGSALNKLILVPAALAISAVFPAAISPLLMFGGAFLCFEGFEKLAHKYLHHDAEEDAAQRSERLRALTDPAVDMVELERKKVKGAIRTDFVLSAEIVAITLGSVAEATFIEQLLVLSLMAVLMTVGVYGLVAGIVKLDDLGLYLRKQDSAVQQRLGDGLLVVTPYLMKALSVVGTAAMFMVGGGIITHGIAALHHTIEGAAASIAAVPGVGGLLAALTPTVLNALVGIAAGFVALLLVTGAQRAWQSIKGRDAEST; encoded by the coding sequence ATGGCAGCCAGCAGCCTCCTGACGTTGATCGACGACATCGCGGTACTGCTCGACGACGTGGCGGTGATGACCAAGGTCGCCGCCAGGAAGACGGCCGGCGTGCTCGGCGACGATCTCGCGCTGAACGCCGAGCAGGTGACCGGCGTCCGCACCGAGCGTGAACTCCCCGTCGTCTGGGCGGTGGCCAAGGGCTCCGCGCTCAACAAGCTCATCCTGGTCCCTGCCGCGCTGGCGATCAGCGCGGTCTTCCCCGCAGCGATCTCGCCACTGCTCATGTTCGGCGGCGCGTTCCTGTGCTTCGAGGGATTCGAGAAGCTGGCGCACAAGTACCTGCACCACGACGCCGAGGAAGACGCCGCGCAGCGCAGCGAGCGCCTGCGCGCGCTCACCGATCCCGCGGTGGACATGGTGGAGCTGGAGCGCAAGAAGGTGAAGGGCGCCATCCGCACCGACTTCGTGCTCTCGGCCGAGATCGTCGCCATCACCCTCGGCAGCGTCGCCGAGGCCACCTTCATCGAGCAGCTCCTCGTCCTTTCCCTCATGGCGGTGCTCATGACCGTCGGCGTGTACGGCCTGGTCGCGGGCATCGTGAAGCTGGACGACCTGGGCCTGTACCTCCGCAAGCAGGACAGCGCCGTGCAGCAACGGCTCGGCGACGGCTTGCTCGTGGTGACGCCCTACCTGATGAAGGCGCTGTCCGTGGTCGGCACGGCGGCGATGTTCATGGTCGGCGGCGGCATCATCACGCACGGCATTGCCGCGCTGCACCACACCATCGAGGGCGCGGCAGCCTCCATCGCCGCGGTCCCGGGCGTCGGCGGCCTGCTCGCCGCCCTCACCCCGACCGTGTTGAACGCCCTGGTGGGCATCGCGGCGGGCTTCGTCGCGCTGCTCCTGGTGACGGGCGCCCAGCGCGCGTGGCAGAGCATCAAGGGACGCGACGCCGAGAGCACCTGA
- a CDS encoding sigma-54-dependent transcriptional regulator, with protein MSPAHRPHILIVDDEPHLCELLAFRLEHHGYRVTTELTGKAGIEALGRERVDAMIVDLRLEDGDGLDVLTEVQKRSPDVPVVILTAHGTIETAVEAMKRGAYGFLTKPFHDHDLLQKLGHAVESAKLRREVAGLRRIVGAESDEMRLLGTSDRIAAAREVIARVAPTDATVLLLGESGTGKELAARSLHGLSPRRSKPFIAVNCSALPAELLESELFGHVRGSFTGAVRDKEGLFASAHGGTLLLDEIGDAPAPVQVKLLRVLQERRFTRVGSMAEEEVDVRVVAATNRDLLAEVRDGRFREDLFYRLHVVPIVMPPLRDRVEDIPLLAEVFLSRAAARHNLSEPTPTPEALRMLLAHPWPGNVRELANVMEGAVLLCRGQRLQPDDLRALLVPPTRKLETRPSEVEIEDAELATAAEASEAMVLALGDHSVDLPPLRAARDAFERAYLVEVLRRANGNVSAAAKLSGRNRTDFYDLLRKHGLSSASFKE; from the coding sequence ATGAGCCCAGCCCACCGGCCGCACATCCTCATCGTCGACGACGAACCCCATCTCTGCGAGCTCCTGGCCTTTCGCCTCGAGCACCACGGCTACCGGGTCACGACGGAGCTGACGGGCAAGGCCGGCATCGAGGCGCTCGGACGCGAGCGTGTGGACGCGATGATCGTCGACCTGCGCCTGGAGGACGGCGACGGCCTCGACGTGCTCACCGAGGTCCAGAAACGCTCCCCCGACGTCCCGGTGGTCATCCTGACCGCTCACGGCACCATCGAGACCGCCGTCGAGGCGATGAAGCGCGGGGCCTACGGCTTCCTGACCAAGCCGTTCCACGACCATGATCTCCTCCAGAAGCTCGGCCACGCCGTCGAGAGCGCGAAGCTCCGGCGCGAGGTGGCCGGCCTGCGGCGGATCGTCGGCGCCGAGAGCGACGAGATGCGCCTCCTCGGGACGAGCGATCGCATCGCTGCTGCCCGCGAGGTCATCGCCCGCGTCGCCCCCACGGACGCGACCGTGCTCCTCCTCGGCGAGTCGGGGACGGGCAAGGAGCTGGCCGCACGCTCCCTCCACGGCCTCTCCCCGCGGCGAAGCAAGCCGTTCATCGCGGTCAACTGCAGCGCATTGCCAGCGGAACTCCTGGAGAGCGAGCTGTTCGGCCATGTGCGCGGCTCCTTCACGGGCGCCGTGCGCGACAAGGAGGGCCTCTTCGCCTCCGCACACGGTGGCACCTTGCTGCTCGACGAGATTGGCGACGCCCCGGCCCCCGTCCAGGTCAAGCTGCTGCGCGTCCTGCAAGAGCGCCGCTTCACCCGGGTCGGCTCGATGGCCGAGGAAGAGGTCGACGTCCGCGTCGTCGCAGCGACCAACCGTGACCTCCTCGCCGAGGTGCGGGACGGGCGCTTCCGCGAGGACCTGTTCTACCGGCTCCACGTCGTCCCGATCGTGATGCCGCCCCTCCGCGATCGGGTCGAAGACATCCCCCTCCTCGCCGAGGTCTTCCTCTCGCGCGCCGCCGCGCGCCACAACCTCTCCGAGCCGACGCCCACCCCGGAGGCCCTGCGCATGCTCCTCGCGCACCCCTGGCCCGGTAACGTGCGCGAGCTGGCGAACGTCATGGAAGGCGCCGTCCTCCTCTGCCGAGGCCAGCGCCTCCAGCCCGACGACCTGCGCGCCTTGCTCGTCCCACCGACCCGCAAGCTGGAGACGCGGCCCAGCGAGGTCGAGATCGAAGACGCCGAACTCGCGACCGCGGCGGAGGCGAGCGAGGCCATGGTTCTCGCCCTCGGCGACCACTCCGTGGACCTCCCGCCCCTCCGCGCGGCGCGCGACGCCTTCGAGCGCGCTTACCTCGTCGAAGTCCTGCGCCGCGCGAACGGCAACGTGAGCGCCGCGGCGAAGCTGTCCGGCAGGAACAGGACCGACTTCTACGATCTGCTGCGCAAGCACGGCCTGTCGTCGGCCAGCTTCAAGGAGTGA
- a CDS encoding DegV family protein: MIIVTNPGSNLPEGLVERYDIQVTPQQIVVDGVSHDTRFGIELALIDGWVRTAREHPHVVGTTAAEFVSTFRAALRHDREVLAIMTSRKIIGSYDAAQVAARTLLRLPGEEGAKITVFDTGVTDVGAGLSCILAGEARAAGMPLEDVVQLLEACRREIQVGFVVETLEYLVKGGRATALRAFFANLFGLRPLIAFSSGELKMMSKVSARADAGIAIAQWIAGSLGQGRRVAAAVFHGDAPHKAQRAAEELRRRLDVACLWLRPLSPSIYLHAGPGAVGVAAVPLDQLPWWPAHLRL; encoded by the coding sequence GTGATCATCGTGACCAACCCCGGCTCGAACCTCCCTGAGGGGCTGGTCGAGCGCTACGACATCCAGGTCACGCCACAGCAGATCGTGGTCGACGGCGTGTCCCACGACACCCGCTTCGGGATCGAGCTCGCGCTCATCGATGGCTGGGTTCGCACCGCACGAGAGCACCCTCATGTGGTGGGCACGACGGCGGCGGAGTTCGTGTCGACCTTCCGGGCGGCGCTGCGCCACGACCGCGAGGTGCTGGCGATCATGACCTCGCGGAAGATCATCGGCTCGTACGACGCCGCCCAGGTCGCCGCGAGGACGCTGCTGCGGCTGCCAGGGGAAGAAGGGGCGAAGATCACGGTCTTCGACACCGGCGTGACCGACGTCGGCGCCGGGCTCTCCTGCATCCTCGCGGGCGAGGCACGCGCGGCGGGGATGCCCCTCGAGGATGTGGTGCAGCTCCTGGAAGCGTGCCGTCGCGAGATCCAGGTCGGGTTCGTGGTAGAGACGCTGGAGTATCTGGTGAAGGGAGGACGGGCGACGGCCTTGCGCGCGTTCTTCGCCAACCTGTTCGGCTTGCGGCCGTTGATCGCGTTCTCCAGCGGCGAGCTGAAGATGATGTCGAAGGTGAGCGCGCGGGCTGATGCGGGGATCGCGATCGCGCAGTGGATCGCGGGGTCGCTCGGCCAGGGGCGGCGCGTGGCGGCGGCCGTCTTTCACGGGGATGCTCCGCACAAGGCACAGCGCGCGGCCGAGGAGCTGCGCAGGCGGCTGGACGTGGCCTGTCTCTGGCTCAGACCGCTCTCACCCAGCATCTATCTGCACGCGGGACCTGGCGCGGTCGGCGTGGCTGCGGTGCCCCTCGATCAGTTGCCCTGGTGGCCTGCGCATCTACGGCTGTGA
- a CDS encoding C-type lectin domain-containing protein: MNIARVARVLSLPLCALTLALAPAIGCTGDEVAAPGEQVDAKNVRVTAADLAKLRDGETLKVDLGASDVLYHFYFDRALDYGKIALQLEDGSEALMSTALADLLASPYSPHEASNKSFVLTARAENLSGLTAQEIEILRNDGMLVKERIPGGVGDAKPLAEDNCITQIVYQTIYVNGQEVICELKILICDGEMACSDVKEFDGHDYVFCNHAKSWDAATAYCDKFNMNLVTINTINEEGWLHAMANMFSTQKWWIGYNDQAVEGSWVWQSGESSNYVNWAPGEPNNAGGNEGCAQLNRFYPDHGWNDEPCNLHYRFICESN, from the coding sequence ATGAACATCGCCCGAGTCGCTCGCGTCCTCTCGCTCCCGCTCTGCGCGCTCACGCTCGCTCTCGCTCCCGCCATCGGGTGTACAGGCGACGAGGTCGCTGCACCTGGTGAGCAGGTCGACGCGAAGAACGTCCGGGTGACGGCCGCGGACCTCGCGAAGCTCCGCGACGGCGAGACGCTGAAGGTCGATCTCGGCGCGAGCGACGTGCTCTACCACTTCTACTTCGACCGCGCGCTCGACTACGGCAAGATCGCGCTTCAGCTCGAGGATGGGTCGGAGGCGCTCATGTCGACGGCGCTCGCCGACCTCCTGGCGAGCCCCTACTCGCCGCACGAGGCCAGTAACAAGAGCTTCGTGCTGACCGCGCGCGCGGAGAACCTGTCCGGCCTCACCGCGCAGGAAATCGAGATCCTGCGCAACGACGGCATGCTCGTGAAGGAGCGGATCCCCGGCGGCGTCGGCGACGCGAAGCCGCTCGCCGAGGACAACTGCATCACGCAGATCGTCTACCAGACCATCTACGTGAACGGGCAAGAGGTCATCTGCGAGCTGAAGATCCTCATCTGCGACGGCGAGATGGCCTGCTCCGACGTGAAGGAGTTCGACGGCCACGACTACGTGTTCTGCAACCACGCGAAGTCCTGGGACGCGGCCACCGCGTACTGCGACAAATTCAACATGAACCTCGTGACGATCAACACGATCAACGAGGAGGGCTGGCTCCACGCGATGGCGAACATGTTCTCCACGCAGAAGTGGTGGATCGGCTACAACGACCAGGCCGTCGAGGGCAGCTGGGTCTGGCAGAGCGGCGAGTCCTCGAACTACGTGAACTGGGCCCCCGGCGAGCCGAACAACGCCGGCGGCAACGAGGGCTGCGCGCAGCTCAACCGCTTCTACCCGGACCACGGCTGGAACGACGAGCCCTGCAACCTGCACTACCGCTTCATCTGCGAGTCGAACTGA
- a CDS encoding SulP family inorganic anion transporter, translating to MVEPKSVVDNLLSGLTVAFVALPLNLALALACGLPAHIGLITGAITGAIAALIGGSRLQVTGPEVALVPLTFEILQRHGYEGLLCATFLCGILQILIGLARVGRLIHAIPVSVIGGFMAAVGLLVFNSQIPRLLGLPNDVRLVSSMPGTAWASQLDLFAVGVGVLVMIATVMLPKLHRRLPGGLIGLGAAILLVSALGMTTASVGSITAELPKIAFPPFHGVNLVSLFPEAIALALLASIDSLLAAVAVDAQSKAPRHSSDQELMAQGVANLASSLVGGMPVAGAIVRSAAAVQCGASTRLAALTQSVTLLGLLFLARPLVERLPLAGLAGILLVVGFRLINWRQVLFMWKVSRFEAVVFVMTAMSIVVSDFVGGVLMGLVLSLVHFAHMQRRVDVSLVTAASDEPGEVPRLLDRATRRAPGGAAQLVAVVRVEGPIFFASHTGLQSLTEGGPLPKYLIFDLAGVPLIDFTGIEAFRSVLNRLREQGTAAIITRASDGVTARLRGSGLLEHVTDKRVFSTVAEALTSLGDPVVGAPSIPPSRDAASPALLRPDAQASAS from the coding sequence ATGGTCGAGCCCAAGAGCGTGGTGGACAACCTCCTCAGTGGGCTCACCGTCGCGTTCGTCGCCCTCCCCCTCAACCTGGCGCTTGCGCTGGCGTGCGGGTTGCCAGCGCATATCGGGCTGATCACGGGCGCGATCACCGGGGCCATCGCCGCGCTCATCGGCGGTTCACGGCTCCAGGTGACGGGTCCCGAGGTCGCGCTGGTGCCGCTGACCTTCGAGATCCTGCAGCGGCACGGTTATGAAGGGCTCCTGTGCGCGACGTTCCTGTGCGGGATCCTCCAGATCCTCATCGGTCTGGCGCGGGTGGGGCGGTTGATCCATGCGATCCCCGTCTCGGTGATCGGCGGGTTCATGGCGGCGGTCGGGCTGCTCGTCTTCAACTCGCAGATACCGAGGTTGCTCGGGCTGCCGAATGACGTGCGGCTCGTCTCATCGATGCCGGGCACAGCATGGGCCTCCCAGCTCGACCTGTTCGCAGTCGGCGTGGGCGTGCTCGTGATGATCGCGACGGTGATGCTCCCCAAGCTGCACCGGCGCTTGCCGGGAGGGCTGATCGGCCTGGGAGCAGCGATCCTCCTGGTGAGCGCTCTCGGGATGACCACCGCCTCGGTCGGCTCGATCACTGCGGAGCTTCCGAAGATCGCGTTCCCGCCGTTCCACGGCGTCAACCTCGTCTCGCTCTTCCCGGAGGCCATCGCGCTCGCGCTGCTCGCCTCCATCGACTCCTTGCTCGCCGCGGTCGCGGTCGACGCGCAGAGCAAGGCGCCGCGTCACTCGAGCGATCAGGAGCTGATGGCCCAGGGCGTCGCCAACCTGGCGAGCTCGCTGGTCGGCGGCATGCCGGTAGCCGGCGCGATCGTGCGCTCCGCAGCAGCCGTCCAGTGCGGCGCGTCGACGCGGCTCGCGGCCCTCACCCAGTCGGTGACCTTGCTCGGCCTGCTGTTCCTCGCGCGCCCTCTCGTCGAGCGCCTGCCGCTCGCGGGCCTCGCCGGCATCCTGCTCGTGGTCGGCTTCCGGCTGATCAACTGGCGGCAGGTCCTCTTCATGTGGAAGGTCTCGCGGTTCGAGGCCGTGGTCTTCGTGATGACGGCGATGTCGATCGTCGTCTCCGACTTCGTCGGCGGGGTGCTGATGGGCCTCGTGCTGTCGCTCGTCCACTTCGCTCACATGCAGCGCCGGGTGGACGTGTCGCTCGTGACCGCAGCCTCCGACGAGCCCGGCGAGGTGCCGCGCTTGCTCGATCGAGCGACGCGCCGCGCGCCGGGAGGAGCCGCACAGCTCGTCGCCGTCGTCCGCGTCGAGGGGCCGATCTTCTTCGCGTCCCACACCGGGCTGCAGTCGCTCACCGAGGGCGGGCCGCTGCCCAAGTACCTGATCTTCGATCTGGCGGGCGTACCGCTCATCGACTTCACGGGCATCGAGGCGTTCCGCTCGGTGCTGAATCGGCTGCGTGAGCAGGGGACGGCGGCCATCATCACGCGCGCGTCCGATGGCGTGACGGCGCGCTTGCGCGGCTCCGGCCTGCTCGAGCACGTGACCGACAAGCGCGTCTTCTCCACGGTCGCCGAGGCGCTCACGTCGCTGGGCGATCCCGTGGTCGGGGCGCCGTCGATCCCGCCGTCGCGCGACGCGGCGTCGCCGGCACTGCTGCGGCCCGACGCGCAAGCAAGCGCCTCCTGA
- a CDS encoding host attachment protein, whose protein sequence is MAGITWILICDASRAHLYREEPKGRGFTLLESMEHADSRARVRDLMADQHGRKPNGNPGGVANGGPPGRTTNGTYLGRPGAAPETDPKEVEAQKFARELATRLERGLNQHDYERLIMIAPPAFLGIMRATVSTQVSKHVVDTVDKDLSWLDKPRLEERLRTLRAA, encoded by the coding sequence ATGGCAGGAATTACCTGGATCCTCATCTGTGATGCGAGCCGCGCACACCTCTACCGGGAAGAGCCGAAGGGGCGTGGCTTCACGTTGCTGGAATCGATGGAGCACGCGGACAGCAGGGCTCGCGTTCGCGATCTGATGGCCGATCAGCATGGCCGCAAGCCCAATGGCAACCCGGGCGGGGTCGCCAACGGAGGGCCTCCGGGCAGGACGACGAACGGCACGTACCTCGGGCGTCCTGGTGCGGCGCCGGAGACCGATCCCAAGGAGGTGGAGGCACAGAAGTTCGCCAGGGAGCTGGCCACGCGGCTCGAGCGAGGGTTGAACCAGCACGACTACGAGCGCTTGATCATGATCGCGCCCCCAGCATTCCTGGGGATCATGCGCGCCACGGTCTCGACGCAGGTGAGCAAGCACGTCGTCGACACCGTGGACAAGGATCTGAGCTGGCTGGACAAGCCGCGGCTGGAGGAACGACTCCGGACGCTGCGGGCCGCCTGA
- a CDS encoding HAMP domain-containing sensor histidine kinase: MRLLTRLVLSHAVLVLVMLGALAVVLGSLAGITSSLQELLGGETVSLRREATLHRAAWAVELAMRHGDDACAQGVPWDDVGAKITHRLAALDAELGEPARPTGGTMLAAIDGYRRLARRVVAEGTCAGLVAPASQTERERLDEQLTDAWIQRIFELHDAVRAKEEDARSAGASALSSGFAIALAACVLAAVLAHQLARTVTEPLAALGTQAQRLGKGDFDAGAEQVAGPAEVRDLGHEIEIMRRRLAELDTLKQGFLASVSHELRTPLTKIREAIALLQDGVGGGTLTERQTRILHIARVACEREIRMVTTLLDLSRLSAGTPIRLQAGSAIDDLVRNAVRDEDEEAREHGVVVDVEAPGEVPLCSLDVALVERAVANLVRNAISVSKAGQRVLVRRELVSGEGSPGPGPWVKISVSDQGPGVPPEIRQAIFDEFMTHSVTNSPKRVGVGLGLALSRQIARAHRGELELDGLSVGTGATFRLWLPIAAELSTADVSDALQPAPALS, translated from the coding sequence ATGCGGCTACTGACCCGGCTGGTGCTCTCTCACGCCGTCCTGGTCCTGGTGATGCTCGGCGCGCTCGCCGTCGTCCTCGGATCGCTGGCCGGCATCACGTCGTCTTTGCAGGAGCTCCTCGGCGGTGAGACGGTGAGCCTCCGGCGGGAGGCGACCCTCCACCGCGCAGCGTGGGCGGTCGAGCTCGCCATGCGCCACGGCGACGATGCCTGCGCGCAAGGCGTCCCCTGGGACGATGTCGGGGCGAAGATCACGCACCGCCTCGCTGCCCTCGACGCCGAGCTCGGCGAGCCAGCGCGGCCGACGGGCGGTACCATGCTGGCCGCGATCGATGGCTACCGCAGGCTCGCCCGGCGCGTGGTGGCCGAGGGCACCTGCGCTGGCCTGGTCGCTCCGGCGAGCCAGACCGAGCGCGAGCGCCTCGACGAGCAGCTCACCGACGCCTGGATCCAGCGGATCTTCGAGCTGCACGACGCCGTGCGTGCGAAGGAGGAAGACGCGCGCAGCGCCGGCGCTTCGGCGCTCTCGAGCGGGTTTGCCATCGCGCTCGCCGCGTGCGTGCTGGCCGCCGTCTTGGCGCACCAGCTCGCCCGGACCGTCACCGAGCCGCTGGCCGCGCTCGGCACCCAGGCCCAGCGCCTCGGCAAGGGCGACTTCGACGCGGGCGCCGAGCAGGTGGCCGGCCCCGCAGAGGTGCGGGATCTCGGGCACGAGATCGAGATCATGCGCCGCCGCCTCGCCGAGCTCGACACCCTCAAACAGGGCTTCCTCGCCTCCGTGTCGCACGAGCTGCGCACACCACTGACGAAGATCCGCGAGGCGATCGCGCTACTACAGGACGGCGTGGGCGGAGGCACGCTCACCGAGCGGCAGACCCGCATCCTCCACATCGCGCGGGTGGCTTGCGAGCGAGAGATCCGCATGGTGACCACCCTGCTCGATCTGTCGAGGTTGAGCGCGGGAACACCCATCCGGCTCCAGGCCGGCTCGGCCATCGACGACCTGGTCCGCAACGCCGTGCGCGACGAGGACGAAGAAGCCCGGGAGCATGGGGTCGTCGTCGACGTCGAGGCCCCGGGCGAGGTGCCGCTCTGCAGCCTCGACGTCGCCCTCGTCGAGCGAGCGGTCGCGAACCTGGTGCGCAACGCGATCTCCGTCTCCAAGGCGGGGCAGCGGGTGCTCGTGCGCCGGGAGCTGGTGTCCGGTGAAGGAAGCCCCGGACCGGGCCCCTGGGTGAAGATCTCCGTCTCCGACCAAGGCCCAGGCGTTCCGCCCGAGATCCGCCAGGCCATCTTCGACGAGTTCATGACCCACTCGGTGACGAACTCGCCCAAACGGGTCGGGGTCGGGCTGGGCCTGGCGCTCTCCCGGCAGATCGCCCGGGCGCACCGGGGCGAGCTGGAGCTGGATGGACTATCCGTAGGGACCGGGGCGACGTTCCGGCTATGGTTGCCCATCGCGGCGGAGCTATCCACCGCGGATGTCTCCGACGCGCTCCAACCCGCTCCCGCCCTTTCATGA
- a CDS encoding BON domain-containing protein — protein MKDRFDRGDGYGWRGREFDRDDERMWRDPEGVTERGGGYSLDEGRFTTRERRGEGLYGSDQGAGYGRDRNRSGGFRGGEGRGLMGHQGHAERARSYGGGYGNEYTHDDNLSYGRGDVGWDREVLPGYPHQRDDAWRTRHEPSHTMSEMGHSAMQSFRGAMSELGDKVRQAFGRGPKGYKRSDERILEDICEALSYRHDIDASEVTVQVKDGEVTLEGTVPERQQKRFIEYVAENVRGVEDVHNQIRVQRTSENTTSTASTTSDSTTTSGQQGAMPRMPIGDVARR, from the coding sequence ATGAAGGACCGCTTCGACAGGGGCGACGGCTACGGGTGGCGTGGGCGTGAGTTCGACCGCGACGACGAGCGCATGTGGCGTGATCCCGAGGGCGTGACCGAGCGCGGTGGGGGGTACAGCCTCGACGAGGGACGGTTCACGACGCGCGAACGACGGGGTGAGGGGCTCTACGGGAGCGATCAAGGCGCGGGCTACGGGCGTGATAGGAACCGGTCCGGAGGGTTTCGCGGCGGCGAGGGGCGCGGCCTCATGGGCCATCAGGGGCACGCCGAGCGCGCGCGGAGCTACGGGGGTGGGTACGGCAACGAGTACACCCATGACGACAACCTCAGCTATGGGCGCGGGGATGTCGGCTGGGATCGGGAGGTGCTGCCGGGCTATCCCCATCAGCGTGATGATGCCTGGCGCACGCGCCATGAGCCCTCGCACACGATGAGCGAGATGGGGCACTCGGCGATGCAGAGCTTCCGGGGCGCGATGAGCGAGCTGGGTGACAAGGTCCGTCAGGCGTTCGGACGCGGGCCCAAGGGCTACAAGCGCTCCGACGAGCGGATCCTCGAGGACATCTGCGAGGCCTTGTCGTACCGACACGACATCGACGCGAGCGAGGTGACCGTGCAGGTGAAGGACGGCGAGGTGACGCTCGAAGGGACGGTGCCCGAGCGCCAGCAGAAGCGGTTCATCGAGTACGTCGCCGAGAACGTCCGGGGGGTCGAGGACGTGCACAACCAGATCCGCGTCCAGCGGACGAGCGAGAACACGACGAGCACTGCTTCGACGACGAGTGACAGCACCACGACGAGCGGTCAGCAAGGTGCGATGCCGCGCATGCCCATCGGCGACGTTGCCAGGCGCTGA
- the thrS gene encoding threonine--tRNA ligase, with product MLNELDHRAIGARLDLFHVQEEAPGMIFWHPRGFALYRLVEAYLRDCLAAHDYQEIRTPQVFSRSLWEESGHWHNFRENMFVVDDGERDFALKPVNCPGHVQFFRHGIRSYRDLPLRFSEFGVCHRNEQRGALHGLLRVRGFVQDDAHIFCRDDQVPAEIAAFVALLHGVYLAFGFPDVSVAFSSRPLERAGDDSVWDRAEASLLRAAHAIGLDPIHQPGQAAFYGPKLEFALRDAHGRAWQCGTIQLDMILPERLDAHYIDRHGNRARPVILHRAILGSLERFIGILLEHSHGALPPWLAPLQVVVAPIAEAHHAYAHHIQDALRARGLRVSLDRRSESLARKIADAHESGAPFVWVLGGREVDAQTVAIRDRSGASQSLSLDAALQSIQSACARPPIPSPPAS from the coding sequence ATGTTGAACGAACTCGATCATCGCGCCATCGGAGCCCGCCTCGACCTCTTCCACGTCCAGGAAGAGGCCCCGGGCATGATCTTCTGGCACCCCCGCGGCTTTGCACTCTACCGCCTCGTCGAGGCCTACCTGCGCGACTGCCTCGCCGCGCACGACTACCAGGAGATCAGGACCCCCCAGGTCTTCTCGCGCTCGCTCTGGGAGGAGAGCGGCCACTGGCACAACTTCCGGGAGAACATGTTCGTCGTCGACGACGGCGAGCGCGACTTCGCCCTCAAGCCGGTGAACTGCCCAGGCCACGTGCAGTTCTTCCGCCACGGCATCCGCTCGTACCGCGACCTACCGCTGCGCTTCTCCGAGTTCGGCGTCTGCCACCGCAACGAGCAGCGTGGCGCACTCCACGGCCTCCTCCGCGTGCGCGGCTTCGTGCAAGACGACGCGCACATCTTCTGCCGAGACGATCAGGTCCCGGCGGAGATCGCGGCCTTCGTCGCCCTCTTGCACGGCGTCTACCTGGCGTTCGGATTCCCCGACGTCTCGGTGGCCTTCTCCAGCCGCCCCCTGGAGCGAGCGGGTGACGACTCCGTCTGGGATCGCGCCGAGGCTTCCCTCCTCCGCGCCGCACACGCCATCGGCCTCGACCCGATACATCAGCCAGGTCAGGCGGCCTTCTACGGTCCCAAGCTCGAGTTCGCGCTCCGCGACGCCCACGGCCGCGCCTGGCAATGCGGCACCATCCAGCTCGACATGATCCTGCCCGAGCGACTCGATGCCCACTACATCGATCGTCACGGCAACCGCGCGCGCCCGGTCATCCTGCACCGAGCCATCCTCGGCAGCCTGGAGCGCTTCATCGGCATCCTCCTGGAACACAGTCATGGCGCCTTGCCACCCTGGCTCGCGCCCCTCCAGGTGGTGGTCGCCCCCATCGCGGAGGCCCACCATGCCTATGCCCACCACATCCAGGACGCCTTGCGCGCCCGCGGCCTGCGCGTCTCGCTGGACCGGCGCTCCGAGAGCCTGGCCCGCAAGATCGCCGACGCCCACGAGAGTGGCGCGCCGTTCGTCTGGGTCCTCGGCGGGAGAGAGGTCGACGCCCAGACCGTGGCCATTCGCGACCGCTCCGGCGCGTCGCAATCACTCTCCCTCGATGCAGCCTTGCAATCGATCCAGAGCGCCTGCGCCCGACCGCCCATCCCATCCCCGCCCGCGTCTTGA